Genomic segment of Aquarana catesbeiana isolate 2022-GZ linkage group LG02, ASM4218655v1, whole genome shotgun sequence:
ttaagggtgtgcacacttaagaaaccatattttatttttgcttccctccacctaaaagatttcagtttgttgtccaactgttgtacagtttataggtcactagggatgagctttatgtccgggtcgaacttgagttcgactcgaacattggctgttctcccgttcgccgaatagcgaacaatttggggtgttcgcggcaaatttgaaagccgcggaacaccctttaaatatctatgggagaaatcaaaagtgctaattttaaaaggttaatatgcaagttattgtcataaaaagtgtttggggacctgggtcctgccccaggggacatgtatcaatgcaaaaaaagttttaaaaacggccgttttttcgggaacagtgattttaataatgcttaaagtgaaacaataaaagtgaaatattcctttaaatttcgtacctggggggtgtctatagtatgcctgtaaagtggcgcatgtttcccgtgtttagaacagtctgagagaaaaatgacatttctaaaggaaaaaaagtcatttaaaagtactcgcagctataataaattgtcggtcccggcaatacacatgaaagtcattgaaaaaaaaaaacggcatgggattcccccacagtccattaccaggccctttgggtctggtatgaatattaagggaaaccccaaaccaaaattaaaaaaaaaaaaaaaaaaaaaattgcatgggggtccccccaaattccataccaggcccttcaggtctggtatgcatattaaggggaaccctgcgccagaattaaaaataaaatggcgtgggggtcccctcaaaaaaatccataccagatccttatccaagcacgccgcaggaaaaggggggggggcgagagagtaccccccccccttgaaccataccaggccacatgccctcaacatgaggagggtgctttggggtaggcccccaaagcaccgtgacccatgttgatggggacaagggcctcatcccccacaacccttgcccggtggttgtgggggtatgcgggcggggggcttatcggaatctggaagcctcctttaacaaggggacccccagatcccggcccccctgtgtgaattggtaatggggtacaagtacgcctaccatttcacaaaaaaaaaaagtgtcaaaaatgttaaagacaatagccgttttttgacaattcttttattaatgtcttcttctttccccgcttcttcttccatcctcttctggtcttccttcggttttcttcttcttcctccatctaggttaatcagatcctgtctataaattggccctagcatgtgtatgtgtgtttgtaagCATGTCAGGACCCTGTGGGGTAAATGACcacgctatatcaagatgcaactcaactcttgaggtccctctttgctgctcctgacccctccctcctatccagtgccccctcagccagtagtcctctatgggggcacccaagttgagtcagagctccgtgtatccattcagacacggagccccggcctGGCCTGCCCCCTCTCTACCCTGATTGACAGCCACGTGAGCcagtggcgctgctgctgtgtctcagccaatcaggtggagtctcccggacagcttagacactcatggacattgctggagagagagagagggctcaagtaagtaattggggggtgctggggaggctgctacacacagtttttttatcttcatgcatagaatgcatgaagataaaaaaccttctgcctttacaactcctttaaaaaggTGTAAAATGTTCTGAAatggtttatctttgtctcatttttttacaccacagaaacccgacattttaacaggggtgtgtagtccgtttatatccactgtatatctgCACTCTGTTTGATATTGTAGTGGGAAGAAGGAGAGTGCTGCAATCATGAGATAATCTTCCTTTGAGAAGTAAAGACACTACAGAGGCTAGATTGGATTGTAAAGAGGTTTACCGCATAGTTTCTACTTGGGTAGTTTGGGAATTGCTGGCTCTCTTTTGATTGTAACACTTGGGATAGTGTATTTACTGGCTGCATCTGAGGCCGACCACAAATTACCAGCAGTTTATTAGTTTGAAGAATCACACACACGGAAAATAGTGACAAAGCATACAAAACCTAAAATCAGGGgtatcttttttatttaaaatacaaaCGTGACTAGGAGTATTTTTAGGAATCCATTTGAAACTCAATGCAAATTTTGACGTCAAGTTTCCCAGAAGTCAGTTATAATACAATTTTTACAATTACACTACATTTCATTCTTTCTATCTATCAGTATGACAATGGCATAATGTAGATAGCATAACTCAGTATAATGTAAGTTTTCCTTGGCTAGATCTTTGTGTTCTTCGTTGTACAGGAGTCCTGGAAGTCATATCAAGTGCAAGTTTTTTATGCTTGTCATCTATTTCTTTTACAGAGACTTGCAGTTTCTTTGATGTTTGAGCCATGAATGCAAAGCTCTCCATCAGATCTATGATCCCATGTTCTCGgcaaattttgtccagtccatcaAACCAAGACAGTATCTTTTCCAATTCTGCCTGCACAGCTTTCTGTTCCTCCAGTTCAGCTAAAAGGGATTGAGTAACACGCTTTTCTTCTTTGTACTGCCTGTGCAATGTCTGTACTTCATTCTGGAGCACATCATACTGGTTTTTACTGTAAGAGTAGTTTCCATGTACCTCATCTTCACGTAGCAGAATATTTCTGGGAATATTAAGTACCAGTCTTAAAAGACAGTTTTCCATTTTCTGAAATAGGTAATTGAAGCGTTCATTAATGAGGGACAGATATTTTTCTGTGCTTTCCCGAACCTCAAAGCGATTTATCCCAGAGTTTGGAAATTTCTCTAGTTTTTTCAGGATGACACTTTCCACAACCAGCAGCATGTCAAATAAGTAATCTTGAAATGAAATGTAAAGTCGAAGTATGCAGGTCTGTGGTGTGAACCCAAAATACTGTGTTTCATAGCACATTGGAATAACAGACATGGTTGAACTTTTCAAAGGAGACCTGTAAACAAAGAAGATAATGTTATTACTTTGCAAACGTTATACATAAAACAAAGGCTtatagtatagtataataataataataataataataataatgcattgtAAATGCGCAGATGCTACCTCCACTAcatacgtgaaaaaaaaaaaatgtcctgtttTTTTCTTACAATGGGAACATATTTAATATGAATTCACCAAGTTATGCACAGGTGACCAAGCTCTATATTGCATCAAGAGGGTTGACAGCAGTTGGATAAAGTAGGGGGATGATAAAAAAGTCAGGTTTTATGTTCTGCCACCCGTGTCCCATTGGGTTACAACTGTTTATTCTAGATTTTCCCCTCACTCACATTGCCAGTGGCAGTCACTAGGACAATCTCCCCAGTGGCAGGGGAAAAAAGCTTTAGATACACAACCATTTCTGAAATCAAATAAATGGAGGACCTCATCACCTCCAGCAAAAGCACTCATGACAGATTCTAGTGAACTTTATTCTAATTGGACCAAATTCACTTCTACATCTGAATATGTGGCCCCTGTGCCCTACTTCCCCACAATGATTTCCTGAGTTTCAGTAGGGATGGGGGCTGCAGTCAGAGTTAGGACACAGAGGAACCCCTGCCTTACCATTTTCCTCCCCACCCTCTCTTTCTGACCCCTTACACACCTTTTTCTTTATTTCCCATTCCATAACATTCCAGATCTGAAAATATACACACGTGTTGGTGACTACCCCTCCTCTCCTCAAATGTTCTACATTTacaagcttaaagaggaactctagTCTCCCCCCAataaaaga
This window contains:
- the MIS12 gene encoding protein MIS12 homolog encodes the protein MSVIPMCYETQYFGFTPQTCILRLYISFQDYLFDMLLVVESVILKKLEKFPNSGINRFEVRESTEKYLSLINERFNYLFQKMENCLLRLVLNIPRNILLREDEVHGNYSYSKNQYDVLQNEVQTLHRQYKEEKRVTQSLLAELEEQKAVQAELEKILSWFDGLDKICREHGIIDLMESFAFMAQTSKKLQVSVKEIDDKHKKLALDMTSRTPVQRRTQRSSQGKLTLY